In a single window of the Pongo abelii isolate AG06213 chromosome 1, NHGRI_mPonAbe1-v2.0_pri, whole genome shotgun sequence genome:
- the ETV3 gene encoding ETS translocation variant 3: protein MKAGCSIVEKPEGGGGYQFPDWAYKTESSPGSRQIQLWHFILELLQKEEFRHVIAWQQGEYGEFVIKDPDEVARLWGRRKCKPQMNYDKLSRALRYYYNKRILHKTKGKRFTYKFNFNKLVMPNYPFINIRSSGVVPQSAPPVPTASSRFHFPPLDTHSPTSDVQPGRFSASSLTASGQESSNGTDRKTELSELEDGSAADWRRGVDPMSSRNAIGGGGIGHQKRKPDIMLPLFARPGMYPDPHSPFAVSPIPGRGGVLNVPISPALSLTPTIFSYSPSPGLSPFTSSSCFSFNPEEMKHYLHSQACSVFNYHLSPRTFPRYPGLMVPPLQCQVHPEESTQFSIKLQPPPVGRKNRERVESSEESAPVTTPTMASIPPRIKVEPASEKDPESLRQSAREKEEHTQEEGTVPSRTIEEEKGTIFARPAAPPIWPSVPISTPSEEPLEVTEDSEDRPGKEPSAPEKKEDALMPPKLRLKRRWNDDPEARELSKSGKFLWNGSGPQGLATAAADA, encoded by the exons ATGAAAGCCGGCTGTAGCATCGTGGAAAAGCCAGAAGGAGGTGGAG GGTATCAGTTTCCTGACTGGGCCTACAAAACAGAGTCGTCCCCAGGCTCCCGGCAGATCCAGCTGTGGCACTTCATCCTGGAGCTGCTGCAGAAGGAAGAGTTCCGCCATGTCATCGCCTGGCAGCAGGGAGAGTACGGGGAATTTGTCATCAAGGATCCAGATGAGGTGGCCCGCCTCTGGGGCCGCAGGAAATGCAAACCACAGATGAATTATGACAAGCTGAGCCGGGCCCTCAG ATACTATTACAACAAGAGGATCCTTcataaaacaaaagggaaaagatTTACCTATAAATTTAACTTCAACAAGCTGGTGATGCCCAACTACCCATTCATCAACATTCGGTCAAGTG GTGTGGTTCCTCAGAGTGCGCCACCAGTGCCAACAGCCTCTTCCCGGTTCCATTTCCCACCTCTGGACACCCATTCTCCAACCAGTGATGTGCAGCCGGGACGGTTCTCTGCTAGCTCCCTAACTGCTTCTGGCCAGGAGTCCAGTAATGGTACTGATAGAAAGACTGAGCTTTCAGAGCTGGAGGATGGCTCAGCTGCTGACTGGCGGCGGGGTGTGGATCCCATGTCCTCCAGGAATGCCATTGGTGGAGGAGGGATTGGCCATCAGAAACGCAAGCCTGACATAATGCTTCCTCTGTTTGCTAGGCCAGGGATGTACCCTGACCCCCACAGTCCCTTCGCTGTCTCTCCAATCCCTGGCCGCGGAGGTGTCCTTAATGTCCCCATTTCACCAGCCCTCTCCCTGACTCCCACCATCTTCTCCTATAGCCCATCACCAGGCCTGAGCCCTTTCACCAGCAGCAGCTGCTTCTCCTTCAACCCTGAGGAAATGAAACACTACCTTCATTCTCAAGCTTGTTCTGTGTTCAACTACCATCTGAGTCCTCGGACTTTTCCCCGTTACCCGGGGCTCATGGTTCCACCACTGCAGTGCCAAGTGCATCCTGAGGAGTCAACTCAGTTCTCCATCAAGCTGCAGCCCCCACCAGTTGGGCGGAAGAACCGGGAGAGGGTTGAGAGCAGCGAGGAGTCAGCACCAGTCACCACGCCTACCATGGCTTCTATTCCCCCAAGAATCAAGGTGGAACCTGCCTCTGAAAAGGATCCTGAGAGCCTCAGGCAGTCGGCACGAGAGAAGGAGGAGCACACTCAAGAAGAGGGCACTGTGCCAAGCAGGACCATTGAAGAGGAAAAAGGCACCATCTTTGCCCGTCCTGCTGCACCACCCATCTGGCCCTCTGTGCCCATTAGCACCCCAAGTGAAGAACCTCTGGAGGTGACTGAAGACAGTGAGGACAGGCCTGGCAAAGAGCCCAGTGCACCTGAGAAGAAAGAAGATGCCCTGATGCCCCCCAAGCTTCGGTTGAAGCGGCGCTGGAATGATGACCCTGAAGCCCGAGAGCTGAGCAAGAGTGGCAAGTTTCTCTGGAATGGGTCAGGACCCCAGGGCTTGGCAACAGCAGCTGCTGATGCTTAG